The proteins below come from a single Nostoc sp. KVJ3 genomic window:
- a CDS encoding nitrogenase component 1: MSAETTFDNCNHSKDPVVGCALEGIATTVAGIKDVSIVIQSPQGCASTVAAGYDAHEVDFTKRKVGCTRLFESDIVMGASEKLKGMIKEADQSFDSKVMFVVGTCAADIIGEDITGLCNQLQPDIKAKLVPLMAGGFRGNAYDGLEMGLEALLPFIKKRQTKRRGRKPRIVNIIAPQANLNPTWWADLEWVKKTLKSLRIKVQTVFSHNTSFEELEQAGEATANIVLSHDVGYKFARKMQQTHDIPLILDDIPLPVGVNNTSRWLKALAAHFKIEEKVVEPLIKQGEEMVVDTLRKRALMIIPRYRNCRIAVSADGTLGIGLVRMLFEELEMIPEVLLFRSAMPDSRSILERELHSLGLTSRVVFSADGYQVKQTLEEFDVDAVIGSAWEKYMAEELGIKIAFDVFSPTNRETYVDKPYFGYEGMINIMEVIANDWDRAFRSKEIHWT; the protein is encoded by the coding sequence ATGTCTGCTGAAACAACTTTTGACAATTGTAACCATAGTAAAGACCCAGTAGTTGGCTGTGCCCTTGAAGGTATTGCAACTACGGTTGCTGGCATTAAAGATGTCAGTATTGTGATTCAGTCTCCACAGGGTTGCGCGTCTACTGTTGCAGCTGGGTATGATGCTCATGAGGTTGATTTCACCAAGCGGAAAGTAGGTTGTACTCGTCTTTTTGAGTCAGACATTGTGATGGGAGCATCTGAGAAACTCAAAGGGATGATCAAAGAGGCGGATCAATCTTTTGATTCTAAGGTGATGTTTGTCGTTGGTACTTGCGCGGCAGACATCATTGGTGAAGATATTACGGGATTGTGCAACCAGCTTCAGCCAGATATCAAGGCCAAACTCGTTCCTTTAATGGCTGGTGGGTTTCGGGGCAATGCTTACGATGGCTTGGAGATGGGTTTGGAGGCTTTACTTCCTTTTATCAAAAAAAGGCAGACTAAGAGAAGGGGCAGGAAGCCAAGGATTGTAAATATCATTGCGCCACAGGCAAATTTAAATCCTACTTGGTGGGCTGATTTGGAATGGGTAAAGAAGACGTTAAAATCTTTAAGAATTAAAGTACAGACTGTCTTCTCTCATAATACCTCATTTGAAGAACTAGAGCAAGCTGGTGAGGCAACCGCCAATATTGTTCTCAGTCATGATGTTGGGTATAAGTTTGCTCGGAAAATGCAACAGACCCATGACATTCCTTTGATCCTTGATGATATACCTTTACCAGTGGGTGTAAACAACACTAGCCGATGGTTGAAGGCACTGGCGGCACATTTCAAGATCGAAGAAAAAGTCGTCGAACCGCTAATTAAACAAGGCGAAGAAATGGTCGTAGATACACTTCGCAAACGAGCATTGATGATTATTCCCCGATATCGTAACTGTAGAATTGCCGTATCTGCTGATGGGACGCTTGGTATTGGACTGGTGAGAATGCTCTTTGAAGAATTGGAGATGATTCCAGAAGTCTTATTATTTCGTTCAGCAATGCCTGATTCTCGTTCAATTCTGGAGCGAGAACTGCACAGCCTCGGTCTTACTTCCCGCGTAGTATTTTCGGCAGATGGCTATCAGGTAAAACAGACCTTAGAAGAGTTTGATGTTGATGCTGTGATTGGCTCGGCATGGGAAAAATATATGGCAGAGGAATTGGGAATCAAAATTGCTTTTGATGTATTTAGCCCCACTAACAGAGAAACTTATGTTGACAAGCCATATTTTGGCTATGAAGGCATGATAAATATTATGGAGGTGATTGCTAACGATTGGGATAGAGCTTTCCGTTCTAAAGAGATTCATTGGACATAG
- the vnfK gene encoding V-containing nitrogenase subunit beta: MSLVVKQKERKGIINPIFTCQPAGAEYASIGIKDCIPLVHGGQGCSMFVRLLFAQHLKENFDIASSSLHENSAVLGGQPRIEEGVKTLVARYPDLRIIPIITTCSTETIGDDIEGTINKLNGYLKEAYPDRKVILVPVHTPSYKGSQVTGYNVGVHAIISTLAKKGQPTGKLNIITGWLNPGDVTEVKRILKEMDVPGNILLDTETFDAPTMPDKTSFAFGNTTIEEIADSANALGTIALCKYEGGSAAEFLEEKFKVPAILGPTPIGIKNTDIWLQNISKLTGKPIPESLVRERGKAIDAIADLAHMFFANKKVAIYGDPDLVIGLAEFCLEVELEPVLMLLGDDNKACTKDPRIAELEKQAACDIEVIWNADLWELERRITDKSLEIDLILGHSKGRYISIDNNIPMVRVGFPSFDRAGMWKYPIIGYKGAEWLADNIANAMFADMENKHDREWILNVW; this comes from the coding sequence ATGTCTTTAGTCGTAAAACAGAAAGAACGCAAGGGAATCATCAATCCTATATTTACCTGTCAGCCTGCTGGGGCTGAATACGCTTCCATTGGAATCAAAGATTGTATTCCCCTGGTGCATGGAGGACAGGGATGTAGTATGTTCGTTCGTCTCCTCTTTGCCCAGCATTTGAAAGAAAATTTCGACATTGCTTCTTCTTCACTCCATGAAAATAGCGCTGTTCTTGGAGGACAGCCACGGATTGAGGAAGGCGTAAAGACCTTAGTAGCACGATATCCCGATTTACGGATTATCCCAATTATTACGACTTGTTCAACTGAGACAATTGGGGACGATATCGAAGGAACCATTAACAAGCTCAACGGCTATTTAAAGGAGGCTTATCCCGATCGCAAGGTTATCCTTGTTCCTGTACATACTCCCAGTTACAAAGGTAGCCAGGTAACAGGCTATAATGTTGGTGTACACGCAATCATTTCTACCCTAGCAAAAAAAGGCCAACCAACTGGCAAGTTGAACATCATTACAGGGTGGCTTAACCCTGGAGATGTCACTGAAGTTAAGCGCATCTTAAAAGAGATGGATGTTCCAGGAAACATTTTACTGGATACAGAAACCTTCGATGCGCCCACCATGCCCGATAAGACAAGTTTTGCCTTTGGGAATACAACCATTGAAGAAATTGCTGATTCTGCTAATGCATTGGGAACTATTGCCTTATGTAAATATGAAGGCGGTAGTGCAGCCGAATTCTTAGAAGAGAAGTTTAAGGTTCCGGCAATTCTTGGCCCAACGCCAATTGGGATCAAAAATACTGACATCTGGTTGCAAAATATCAGCAAACTAACTGGTAAACCAATACCAGAATCCTTAGTTAGAGAACGTGGTAAAGCTATTGATGCGATCGCAGACCTCGCCCACATGTTCTTCGCCAACAAGAAGGTTGCTATCTACGGAGATCCCGATCTCGTAATTGGTCTTGCAGAGTTCTGCTTAGAAGTTGAGTTAGAGCCAGTGCTGATGTTGTTGGGAGACGACAACAAAGCTTGCACCAAAGATCCAAGAATTGCCGAGTTGGAGAAGCAAGCAGCCTGTGATATCGAAGTCATCTGGAATGCAGACCTGTGGGAATTAGAGCGCCGCATTACAGATAAATCCCTCGAAATCGACTTGATTTTGGGTCATTCCAAGGGTCGGTATATTTCTATCGATAACAACATTCCAATGGTTCGGGTCGGCTTCCCCAGCTTTGACCGCGCAGGTATGTGGAAATACCCAATCATTGGGTATAAAGGAGCAGAATGGCTAGCAGATAACATTGCTAACGCCATGTTTGCAGACATGGAGAACAAGCACGATCGCGAATGGATCTTAAACGTTTGGTAA
- the nifV gene encoding homocitrate synthase, with amino-acid sequence MNKHPIQINDTTLRDGEQAAGVAFNVEEKIAIATFLDAIGVPELEIGVPAMGQEEAESIKIIANLGLNAKLLGWNRAKLSDIQASIDCGLERVHISVPVSEIQIAAKFGGKQQKMLDLLRDAINFACDRGLSVSVGGEDSSRADPSFLLDVAYYAQELGAFRFRFCDTVGILDPLNTYSKVRSLVHHLFIPIEMHTHNDFGLAMANSLAGIEAGARSVNTTVNGIGERAGNAALEEMVMALKHLYGIPTGINTKRLLELSRLVAKAANWPVPPWKAIVGENTFAHESGIHAHGVLQNPGTYEPFAPEDVGWERRLVVGKHSGRHLIFSVLQEHGITLSQPEIQSVLDAVKHQSVKVKRSLTVEELLSLVPQG; translated from the coding sequence ATGAATAAACATCCGATTCAAATTAACGATACAACCTTACGAGATGGCGAACAAGCGGCAGGTGTAGCTTTTAACGTTGAAGAAAAAATTGCGATCGCTACTTTTCTTGATGCTATTGGTGTTCCAGAATTGGAAATTGGCGTTCCGGCAATGGGACAAGAAGAAGCAGAGTCAATTAAAATCATTGCCAATCTGGGATTAAACGCCAAATTACTGGGCTGGAACCGGGCTAAATTGTCCGATATCCAGGCATCAATAGATTGTGGTTTGGAACGGGTGCATATTTCCGTTCCTGTCTCAGAAATTCAGATTGCCGCCAAGTTTGGGGGTAAGCAGCAGAAAATGCTGGATCTTTTGCGGGATGCAATAAATTTCGCTTGCGATCGCGGTTTATCTGTATCTGTTGGCGGAGAAGATTCTTCTAGAGCCGATCCATCTTTTTTATTGGATGTGGCGTATTATGCTCAAGAGTTGGGAGCTTTCCGGTTTCGCTTCTGTGACACTGTAGGAATTCTCGACCCTCTGAACACTTACAGCAAAGTTCGTTCCCTTGTGCATCATCTATTCATTCCCATAGAAATGCATACGCATAATGATTTTGGATTGGCAATGGCGAACTCGCTAGCTGGTATTGAAGCAGGAGCGCGATCGGTCAACACTACAGTCAATGGGATTGGCGAACGCGCAGGTAATGCAGCGCTGGAAGAAATGGTGATGGCACTGAAACACCTCTATGGCATTCCAACGGGGATTAATACAAAACGGTTACTGGAACTATCACGGTTAGTTGCTAAAGCTGCCAACTGGCCGGTTCCTCCCTGGAAAGCGATCGTGGGTGAAAATACTTTTGCACACGAATCTGGAATTCATGCTCACGGTGTGTTGCAAAATCCGGGTACTTACGAACCCTTTGCGCCGGAAGATGTTGGTTGGGAACGTCGCCTTGTTGTCGGCAAACATTCTGGTCGGCATCTGATATTTAGTGTGCTGCAAGAACATGGAATCACCCTCAGTCAGCCAGAAATTCAATCAGTGCTAGATGCTGTCAAGCATCAGTCAGTAAAAGTTAAGCGCAGTCTCACGGTTGAAGAACTTCTGAGTTTGGTTCCTCAAGGATGA
- a CDS encoding 2OG-Fe(II) oxygenase, with protein sequence MLNFQSIRATAMQKVPYNWALIKNLLSPEASLELTASFPHEEFRLSEGEGYGYSWGKMLATSEDISLMLKSSDNRWRERMAQGRLTYDLRHLSKVWRQLIEGLWTDSYRAAIAEMSGLELKDCVMDIGFRRYQLGQLHHPHTDEPNKVLTHLLFFNQQWSVNWGGCLRILKDSQPESAFQDILPLSDSSVAIARSDNSWHTVTPLTCPASEYRLALRVAFFRSDRLSDFGETQLAA encoded by the coding sequence ATGCTTAATTTTCAATCTATTCGTGCCACAGCAATGCAAAAAGTCCCATATAACTGGGCTTTGATCAAAAACTTGCTTTCACCAGAAGCAAGCTTAGAACTAACTGCGAGTTTTCCCCATGAGGAGTTTCGCCTGTCGGAGGGAGAGGGATACGGATACTCCTGGGGAAAGATGCTTGCAACTAGCGAGGATATTTCCTTGATGCTCAAATCTAGCGATAATCGCTGGCGAGAACGGATGGCACAAGGCAGACTTACTTATGACTTAAGACACCTTAGTAAAGTCTGGCGACAGTTGATAGAAGGACTGTGGACAGATTCTTACCGCGCAGCAATAGCGGAAATGTCTGGATTGGAACTAAAAGACTGTGTAATGGATATTGGATTTCGCCGATATCAATTAGGACAGTTGCATCACCCTCATACAGACGAACCGAACAAAGTTTTAACTCATCTGCTATTTTTCAATCAACAATGGTCTGTAAACTGGGGAGGCTGTTTGCGAATTCTTAAAGACTCCCAGCCAGAATCTGCTTTCCAAGATATTTTACCTCTGAGCGATTCCTCAGTTGCGATCGCCCGTTCTGATAATTCTTGGCATACCGTAACTCCCCTTACTTGCCCTGCATCTGAGTATCGGCTAGCTTTACGAGTTGCTTTTTTTCGGAGCGATCGCCTTTCAGATTTCGGAGAAACCCAGCTAGCTGCGTAG
- a CDS encoding nitrogenase component 1, protein MTASIDQNVVFYGNLSELYRLAKEGKIKTSLQGSHTRPCKFWTATKILSGIKNAIVISHGPSGCAYGVKRAYKLTNSRNSGSPYEPVVTTNMSEKAVIFGGEKELAGAIREVDEKYHPDAIVVATSCASGIIGDCVDDVVNKARSEIQSEIMTIHCEGFAGEYRSGFDIVFRQIVDFMEPPTPERKSQLANSVNIVGAKMGPERTEVETDVKELVRLIEEMGARVHSVIAGDCTLEELKQAPSAAVNCTLCLDLGYTIGKAMSDKFGTPLNSTILPYGITATEKWLEGAAKYLGMEEQAAALMAREYAAIKTEFEAAKSYIEGKLAIIEGHDAIKCLSLAHMLDRDFGMRVVIYNFHPWSTEARETSVDYLLETGLDPEILITKGTLAFGKYESMKQTEDELLDFIGGLDTESVVYFGSSLSFPHIPVVDLNAILNRPRFGYRGALKVARCIKTALQYGFRPRSALTKQMVFPKNSGLASTQSLSGKLAQDMPDCTVYAAGKKRGKCFNE, encoded by the coding sequence ATGACTGCAAGTATAGATCAAAATGTCGTATTTTACGGAAATTTGAGCGAACTGTATCGCTTGGCAAAAGAGGGTAAAATCAAGACCAGTTTACAAGGTAGTCATACCCGCCCCTGTAAATTTTGGACTGCAACGAAGATTTTAAGCGGGATTAAAAATGCGATCGTCATTTCTCACGGGCCAAGTGGCTGTGCTTATGGTGTCAAGCGGGCATACAAACTGACCAATAGCCGCAATAGTGGTTCTCCTTATGAACCCGTGGTGACTACGAACATGAGCGAGAAGGCGGTAATTTTTGGTGGCGAAAAAGAATTAGCAGGTGCGATTCGAGAAGTAGATGAAAAATACCATCCCGATGCGATCGTTGTTGCTACTAGTTGCGCGTCTGGCATTATTGGCGACTGTGTTGATGATGTAGTAAATAAAGCTCGCAGCGAAATCCAGTCTGAGATCATGACGATACATTGTGAAGGATTTGCTGGAGAGTATCGCAGTGGATTTGATATTGTCTTTCGGCAAATTGTAGACTTTATGGAGCCGCCAACTCCAGAACGGAAATCACAATTAGCCAATTCTGTCAATATTGTGGGCGCAAAGATGGGGCCGGAAAGGACGGAAGTCGAAACCGATGTCAAGGAATTGGTACGATTAATAGAAGAAATGGGCGCACGGGTTCACAGTGTTATCGCAGGTGATTGTACTTTAGAAGAACTTAAGCAAGCACCAAGTGCGGCAGTCAACTGTACTTTATGTTTGGATCTTGGCTATACCATCGGCAAAGCCATGTCAGACAAATTCGGTACTCCATTAAATTCTACTATCCTTCCTTATGGAATCACCGCTACAGAAAAATGGCTCGAAGGAGCGGCAAAATATTTAGGGATGGAAGAACAGGCGGCTGCTTTGATGGCAAGGGAGTATGCCGCAATCAAGACTGAATTTGAAGCAGCTAAGAGTTATATAGAAGGGAAGTTAGCGATTATCGAAGGACATGATGCTATCAAGTGCTTATCCCTTGCCCACATGTTAGATCGTGATTTTGGAATGCGTGTAGTAATTTATAACTTCCATCCCTGGAGTACAGAAGCACGAGAAACCAGTGTAGATTACTTATTGGAAACAGGGTTAGACCCGGAAATCCTAATTACGAAGGGGACGCTGGCCTTTGGCAAGTATGAGTCGATGAAACAAACGGAAGATGAATTACTGGATTTCATTGGTGGTCTTGATACAGAATCGGTAGTTTATTTTGGTTCTTCCTTGAGTTTCCCCCATATTCCTGTCGTCGATTTAAATGCTATCTTAAATCGTCCCAGATTCGGCTATCGCGGAGCCTTAAAGGTCGCAAGGTGTATTAAAACAGCACTTCAATATGGCTTTAGACCTCGGAGTGCTTTAACCAAGCAAATGGTATTCCCTAAAAATTCCGGGTTAGCATCTACTCAATCACTAAGCGGAAAATTAGCTCAAGACATGCCTGATTGTACCGTATATGCAGCAGGAAAGAAGCGTGGAAAATGCTTTAACGAGTAA
- a CDS encoding substrate-binding domain-containing protein: MKLDVNLCNNLKSIRTRLGMSQQELANIAGVTRQSIGGVESGQYAPSVAMSLRLAKALGCQVEDLFWFEQDLPEVEAILTGSAPKQQQLRVSLARVGDQWIAYPLVGNDAFRIEMIPADGETVAVKYPIVGTGESVRVKGLSSISKLPLASEVATQELHPASEAQSQIGTNKVQVRLLDDIDKLHNTVVIAGCTPVLSLLARATERWHPKLRIHYRFAHSTAALRSLCRGEVHIAGMHLYNADTGEHNIPFVREALTGKSAVLITLGVWEEGLLVPSGNPMGVKTVSDLVEFGATIVTHEVGSGSRMLLERKLQEEGVPLHKVKGSDHIVHSHQDVALSVVSGIADAGISTASIAAAFGLGFIPLHRARYDLVIIKEYLEEEPVKQFLSILGHRLVQSQLEILGGYDISNIGEVVANI, from the coding sequence ATGAAACTGGATGTGAATCTTTGCAATAATCTAAAGTCAATTAGAACTCGCTTAGGCATGAGCCAGCAAGAATTGGCTAATATAGCTGGCGTAACTCGTCAGAGTATTGGTGGTGTGGAATCTGGACAATATGCTCCTTCTGTTGCTATGTCACTGCGTTTAGCCAAGGCGCTTGGCTGCCAAGTCGAGGACTTATTCTGGTTTGAGCAAGATTTACCAGAAGTTGAGGCAATTCTTACTGGATCAGCCCCTAAGCAACAGCAATTGCGAGTTAGTCTAGCGCGGGTTGGGGATCAATGGATCGCTTATCCCCTCGTTGGGAATGATGCTTTTCGGATCGAAATGATTCCGGCTGATGGTGAGACAGTGGCGGTGAAGTACCCCATTGTAGGAACTGGAGAATCCGTAAGAGTGAAGGGATTATCCAGCATAAGCAAATTACCATTAGCGTCGGAGGTAGCGACACAGGAACTTCACCCAGCGAGTGAAGCACAGAGTCAGATCGGTACAAATAAAGTCCAGGTTCGGCTTCTGGATGATATAGACAAACTGCACAATACAGTTGTGATTGCTGGTTGTACACCTGTACTTTCCCTCTTGGCAAGAGCAACTGAACGTTGGCATCCAAAACTGCGAATTCATTATCGTTTCGCCCACAGCACGGCTGCATTGCGTAGTCTGTGCCGAGGTGAAGTTCACATTGCCGGGATGCACTTATACAATGCTGATACTGGGGAACATAACATCCCCTTTGTGCGGGAAGCCTTAACAGGTAAGAGTGCCGTTTTGATTACCCTTGGAGTTTGGGAAGAAGGTTTGTTAGTCCCATCAGGGAACCCAATGGGAGTTAAAACAGTTTCCGACTTAGTAGAATTTGGAGCTACTATTGTCACCCATGAAGTGGGTTCTGGCAGTCGGATGCTTTTAGAACGGAAACTCCAAGAAGAAGGAGTGCCATTGCATAAAGTTAAAGGATCTGACCATATTGTTCACAGCCATCAAGATGTTGCTTTGTCTGTAGTCTCAGGAATCGCTGATGCAGGTATCAGTACGGCATCTATAGCTGCTGCCTTTGGGTTAGGATTTATCCCCCTTCATCGAGCGCGATATGACTTGGTGATTATTAAAGAATACTTAGAAGAAGAACCAGTAAAGCAGTTTCTTAGTATCTTGGGACATCGGCTAGTCCAATCGCAATTAGAAATTCTCGGCGGCTATGACATTAGCAATATTGGGGAAGTTGTAGCAAACATTTAA
- the nifH gene encoding nitrogenase iron protein, translating to MRKIAIYGRGGVGKSTTTQNVVAGLSDMSRKVMVVGCDSKADSTRLLLGGFHQKIVLDTLRKEEDDVNLADFRQEGWGKTLCVESGGPEPGVGCTGRGILTSIGLLEQLGAYDDAVRLDYTFYDGLGDVVCGGFVMPIRERKAQEVYLITSGEIMAMYTVNNICRSIQKYAPIGGIRLGGLICNSRKVHREDDLIKALAEKLGTQMIYSIPRDNMVQRAEFHRKTVIEYAPECEQAQHYRNLATAIDENTDFVTPKSMPSDRLEELLVKFGLFD from the coding sequence ATGCGGAAAATCGCTATTTATGGAAGAGGGGGAGTTGGCAAATCCACAACGACTCAAAACGTAGTGGCTGGACTGAGCGATATGAGCCGTAAGGTGATGGTTGTAGGGTGTGACTCGAAAGCAGACTCCACGCGGCTCCTTTTGGGGGGATTTCACCAGAAGATTGTACTTGATACGTTGCGTAAAGAAGAAGATGACGTGAATTTAGCAGACTTCCGTCAGGAGGGATGGGGGAAGACGCTGTGTGTGGAATCGGGGGGGCCGGAGCCTGGTGTGGGATGTACAGGTAGAGGCATTCTGACATCAATTGGGTTGCTGGAACAACTCGGTGCTTATGATGATGCAGTTAGACTTGATTATACATTTTATGATGGTCTGGGTGACGTGGTATGCGGTGGATTTGTCATGCCCATTCGTGAACGTAAGGCTCAAGAGGTTTACCTTATCACTTCTGGGGAAATTATGGCGATGTATACCGTCAACAACATCTGCCGAAGCATTCAAAAGTATGCTCCCATAGGCGGTATACGTCTAGGAGGATTGATTTGCAACTCTCGCAAAGTCCATCGGGAAGATGATTTGATCAAAGCTCTGGCAGAGAAACTAGGGACTCAAATGATCTACTCCATACCCAGAGACAATATGGTGCAACGGGCAGAGTTTCACCGCAAAACTGTAATTGAGTATGCTCCTGAGTGCGAACAGGCGCAGCACTATCGCAACCTGGCAACGGCAATTGACGAGAATACAGATTTTGTAACTCCGAAATCTATGCCTAGCGATCGCCTTGAGGAACTGCTGGTAAAGTTTGGGTTGTTCGACTAG
- the vnfD gene encoding nitrogenase vanadium-iron protein, alpha chain: MPMKLFKCDETIPEREKHIYIKEKGEDTTQFLPSAHVETIPGSLSERGCSYCGAKLVIGGVLKDTIQLIHGPVGCAYDTWHTKRYPSDNGNFQLKYVWSSDMKEQHVVFGGEKLLKKAMLEAFAEFPDIKRMMVYTTCSTALIGDDIKPVVKEVEKELGDVDIFTVECPGFAGVSQSKGHHVFNMGWMTDKVGTYEPEITSPYTINVIGDYNIQGDTFVMEKYMEKMGIQIIAHFTGNGTYDSLRGMHRAQLNVTNCARSAGYIANELKKKYGIPRIDVDTWGFDYAKEGLRKIGAFFGIEDRAEAVIAEEVAKYESKLEWYKERLTGKKVCIWTGGPRLWHWTKALEDDLGMHVVAMSSKFGHQEDFEKVIARGEEGTIYIDDGNELEFFEVLEMVKPDLVLTGPRVGALVKKLHLPYVNGHGYHNGPYMGFEGAVNMARDMYNAIYSPLMKLAQSDIRGQQKLPSTNGNGNGKATKELSEQVVSLVQQQVKEATAQVKQPAKETAPQVQKPAKEAAPQVQAQAKETAPQVQKQVKETAPQVQAKEVAPQVQKPAKETAPQVQVQAKEIASYIQERAAEVTKLIQERCLWQFHSRAWDREENINGVLNMAAQILTGEKVVLETLIDRGFYADAKILSADLEIRFAWLNSMENSQKKAVLESVKAMLIDIVITKSKNGELHYSLY; this comes from the coding sequence ATGCCAATGAAGTTGTTTAAGTGCGACGAAACCATCCCCGAACGGGAAAAGCACATATACATCAAAGAAAAGGGAGAAGATACAACCCAGTTTCTCCCCAGCGCCCACGTCGAAACCATTCCCGGCTCATTATCTGAACGCGGATGCAGCTACTGTGGTGCAAAGCTGGTAATTGGTGGTGTCCTCAAAGATACCATCCAATTGATACATGGGCCTGTAGGCTGTGCTTATGATACCTGGCACACCAAACGCTATCCCAGCGACAATGGCAACTTCCAACTCAAATATGTCTGGTCATCAGACATGAAGGAACAGCACGTTGTCTTCGGTGGTGAAAAGCTACTCAAAAAGGCAATGCTGGAAGCCTTTGCCGAATTTCCTGACATCAAACGGATGATGGTGTACACCACCTGCTCTACTGCTTTGATTGGTGATGATATCAAGCCTGTAGTCAAAGAAGTCGAAAAAGAATTGGGTGATGTAGACATCTTCACCGTTGAATGTCCTGGTTTTGCTGGAGTAAGTCAATCCAAAGGACACCACGTGTTTAACATGGGGTGGATGACAGATAAAGTCGGAACATACGAGCCAGAAATTACTAGCCCATATACAATCAATGTGATTGGTGACTACAACATCCAAGGTGATACCTTTGTGATGGAGAAGTACATGGAAAAAATGGGCATCCAAATTATTGCCCATTTTACCGGCAATGGTACTTATGACTCATTACGTGGGATGCACAGAGCGCAGTTGAATGTGACTAACTGTGCGCGTTCTGCGGGGTATATTGCCAATGAGTTAAAGAAAAAATATGGTATTCCCCGGATCGATGTGGATACTTGGGGTTTTGATTATGCTAAGGAAGGGTTACGCAAAATCGGGGCTTTCTTTGGAATTGAAGATCGAGCCGAAGCGGTGATTGCTGAAGAAGTTGCTAAATATGAGTCGAAGTTAGAGTGGTATAAAGAGCGCTTGACTGGGAAAAAGGTCTGTATTTGGACTGGAGGCCCACGTTTGTGGCACTGGACTAAAGCCCTAGAAGACGATTTGGGGATGCACGTTGTGGCGATGTCCTCCAAGTTTGGACACCAAGAGGATTTTGAGAAGGTAATTGCTAGAGGTGAAGAAGGGACTATCTATATTGATGATGGCAATGAACTGGAGTTCTTTGAGGTGCTGGAGATGGTCAAGCCGGATTTGGTGTTGACTGGCCCGAGGGTGGGTGCTTTGGTGAAGAAGTTGCATTTGCCTTATGTGAATGGTCACGGCTATCACAATGGCCCTTATATGGGTTTTGAAGGTGCGGTGAATATGGCTCGCGATATGTACAATGCCATTTATTCTCCTCTGATGAAACTCGCTCAATCTGATATCCGTGGTCAGCAAAAGCTGCCAAGCACCAATGGTAATGGCAACGGTAAAGCAACAAAAGAGCTATCTGAGCAAGTCGTTTCTTTAGTTCAACAGCAAGTTAAGGAAGCCACTGCACAGGTCAAACAGCCAGCGAAGGAAACTGCGCCACAGGTTCAAAAGCCAGCTAAGGAAGCTGCGCCACAAGTTCAAGCGCAAGCTAAGGAAACTGCGCCACAGGTTCAAAAGCAAGTTAAGGAAACTGCGCCACAAGTTCAAGCTAAGGAAGTTGCGCCACAAGTTCAAAAGCCAGCTAAGGAAACTGCGCCACAAGTTCAAGTGCAAGCTAAGGAAATCGCGTCATACATTCAAGAACGAGCTGCGGAAGTCACAAAATTAATTCAAGAACGTTGTTTGTGGCAGTTTCACTCTCGTGCATGGGATCGGGAAGAAAACATCAATGGTGTTCTCAATATGGCCGCCCAAATCTTGACTGGAGAAAAGGTGGTTCTAGAAACCTTGATCGACAGGGGTTTTTATGCAGATGCGAAGATCCTTTCGGCTGACCTGGAAATTAGGTTTGCATGGTTAAATAGCATGGAGAACTCGCAAAAGAAAGCAGTACTGGAATCTGTTAAGGCAATGCTGATCGATATTGTAATAACCAAGTCGAAGAATGGTGAGTTGCATTATTCGCTTTATTAA